GAATTCATCTTTTGGATTACAACtctttgttgataaaaaaaaagaggattaCAACTCTTTCTATCAAAATTCCTCTTTTGCATGAGCATTGAACACATGATGATGGTAACTGTTTCCAAATACATTCATCTAACGGTAATACAAGTATGTTGTCTAACGACTACAAAGATTATAAGGTTGTAATAAACAAGAACCTTGAAACTTTGGAATCCactgataaaaaaaacactcgACGTCTCTCCACAACACAAATCTTTTCTGAACCAAAGCTTAGGCCAATCCCCATTTTAGTACATCATTGAGCTAGTATCCGTTCTCTTTTTGTCTTATGTACATATAGAAAAGTACCATATGTATATGTACTTGTCAAAACATCTCTTGTTGAAAAATGTTTCTCTAGACTTTACCACTAAAGGGTGGAGATTCTCCGCTGATCCTGCTATGAGCAGGAGTATTCCTCCTCGACTGACGTTTTGTTGGAACAATAATGCCTTCCTCCTCAAACTTCCCGAGCTTATCATCATCATAgtcatcctcatcttcatcgCCTCTAAACACTGGATGAACGTAAGCACTCTGCAAGTAGCCCCTAAGGTTCAAATTCGGCTCTCTCGCGCTTTCCAACGTatctttcatcttagcttcctGCAAAGGGTACCTGACGAAAGCCGGCTCGTAACGACCTTTGCAGAAGTGGTTGAACCCAATGGTAAGCACAGGCAAAGCGATGAGAAACGGTGCAGCTAACGCAGCGTGCTTCGTTCCCAGTAAACCCATAAGAAGCAGCTGAGATATTATCAACGCAGCTATGACTCGTCCATGAACGTCTGGCCAAAACGCAGCAGCGCTCTCGTATTCTTGATTGTACACGTTTATGATCTGATGACGGTACACAATGTAAGCAAGAGCGAAGAAAACCAGGATGAAAGGAAGAAGCATAGGCGTCACAGGAGCGTAGACAAGACCAAGAAGGAAGTAAAGCTGTATCCTCGGCTCTCCAGTGTTAAACCCAATGCTCCCTGGATCCATCGCCTCCTCTCTGTCTTTCTCAGTCTTGACCAAGAACGTGTTCTTGAGATGGAACATGATCAGAGGTTTCAGCATTAGGATCTCTCCAGCTACACCTGCCCAACCGTCAACCATTATGTAAGTGATGAAGAAAGTTGCCTTCATCGGTATAGCCACACCGATGGTTTTGGGGATTTGGTTTGGGGACTGGTTGAGGAAAGCGCTGAGCTGTTCAAACGCAGCTCCGGTGATGACGCTGGCGAGAAAGACGTTGACGAAGTTGAAGATGTAGTACCTAGACGCCGAACGTCTCTCTAAGGAAGAGATAGATGTGAAGCCTTCGAACTTGGACATGATCATGAGGATGGATGGGAGGAAGATGAGGAAGAGCTTCAGCGCTATACCAGGTAGAAAGCCTTGTATCACTGACTTCATGAACTTACTGCACAATAAGAATCAAAAGCAAAGTCAGTTGAGGAATGTTTTCAGTTCATATGAAGTCAAGAAGAGAGACTCACTCTTCTACAATAACCTTCAAGAACGGTGCAGCTTTGACAATCCCTTCGATGGTAGCAAGAGACTGAACAAAGGCGAttgggatgatgaagaagaaggttaGGAAGAAGAAGGCAACGTGCATTAACAGTCTTCTAACGGTCAGAGAAACGTATGGGATAGCGAGGTTGGGCCAGTAGACATCACGAGGCTCTGGAGCCCATTCGGTTAGCCATTGGGTGGGGTTTCTGGTCTGTTGGGTCTGAGCGCAGACAGCAGCAGCCCAACGAGTTTTGAAGGAGACGAAAGATGCTGGCATGATGGACTTGGGGTCTTTCACCACTTCCTCTCTTTCTTTAGCTATCTCTTTTGATATTTTGTCAACTTCGGCTATGTAGTGTTCGATTGCATCCACTTTTTGTCCCCAAAGCCCAAGGAAGCCAAGCTGGTTTGATGTAAAGGATCAGATTTAAAGGAATCAGAAACTAAAAATGAGATTTTCATTTCAAGTACCTTCACCATAAGTCTCTGAGAGTTGTTTCTAGCGTATTTGAGCTGGTAATAGTCAAGCCAGTTCtgcatctttttcttctttttcaccAAATCTGCTAGCTTGTTTGCATTGCATACAACCTACATATTGTTTTCCACAAAAGGTAAGAACCCATGAAGGTACTTAACAGATTCAAATTACAAACTTCTGAGAGATTTACCTGATTAGTCAGGTAGTGATCAGGGTGATTGACAAGAAAGAAATGCTCCACAAGTTCACTAACAGACTCATCTGCATCCGGAGGTACATTTCTGACAAGAACCTATCATAAATCCCAAGATTCAAGTTTAGTGATTCAAGTTTAAACCAAGGGGGGAAAGAAAAGAGTGTTTACAGTGAACTGGTCAGGTCGGCGAGCTTCAGATGCAACAAACTGAAGCCTCATGTTAGCAATCGTCTCATATTCTTTCATCAACACATAACAAGTCCAGATGGTAAATGCATATGCCATCACTATATGTGTCcaaaacctggaaaaaaaaaaacaacaacaaaaagtcaATACAATGTATCCCAaaactaaaacatttttaaacagATGGTAAAGGTTCTGAACCCACCTCATTGAATACTCTGGGATATTCGAAACAGACAGTTTATCAATATCACTAGACGTTACATTCCTAAGCTGCCTAGCCAACTCCAACGTGTTGTTAGTCCAGTTAACCGGCACAAGAACCGCCCACGCAAGCACTGCTATTGGAACAAAGATCTTAAGCCTACACACACAAATCAACAACAcaacagattcaagaagaggaggagaaacTTAAGTACTAAAACCACAAAGGTTCAAGCCCTTTACCCGAGCCAGTAAATCCTGAGATACACAACAGAATCCAAACCAGCGTGATCAATCAACTCAGGCTCAG
The Brassica napus cultivar Da-Ae chromosome A1, Da-Ae, whole genome shotgun sequence DNA segment above includes these coding regions:
- the LOC106366987 gene encoding calcium permeable stress-gated cation channel 1, which gives rise to MATLSDIGVSAGINILSAFIFFIIFAVLRLQPFNDRVYFSKWYLKGLRSSPSRGGAFVQRFVNLDFRAYLKFLNWMPEALKMPEPELIDHAGLDSVVYLRIYWLGLKIFVPIAVLAWAVLVPVNWTNNTLELARQLRNVTSSDIDKLSVSNIPEYSMRFWTHIVMAYAFTIWTCYVLMKEYETIANMRLQFVASEARRPDQFTVLVRNVPPDADESVSELVEHFFLVNHPDHYLTNQVVCNANKLADLVKKKKKMQNWLDYYQLKYARNNSQRLMVKLGFLGLWGQKVDAIEHYIAEVDKISKEIAKEREEVVKDPKSIMPASFVSFKTRWAAAVCAQTQQTRNPTQWLTEWAPEPRDVYWPNLAIPYVSLTVRRLLMHVAFFFLTFFFIIPIAFVQSLATIEGIVKAAPFLKVIVEDKFMKSVIQGFLPGIALKLFLIFLPSILMIMSKFEGFTSISSLERRSASRYYIFNFVNVFLASVITGAAFEQLSAFLNQSPNQIPKTIGVAIPMKATFFITYIMVDGWAGVAGEILMLKPLIMFHLKNTFLVKTEKDREEAMDPGSIGFNTGEPRIQLYFLLGLVYAPVTPMLLPFILVFFALAYIVYRHQIINVYNQEYESAAAFWPDVHGRVIAALIISQLLLMGLLGTKHAALAAPFLIALPVLTIGFNHFCKGRYEPAFVRYPLQEAKMKDTLESAREPNLNLRGYLQSAYVHPVFRGDEDEDDYDDDKLGKFEEEGIIVPTKRQSRRNTPAHSRISGESPPFSGKV